The Magallana gigas chromosome 6, xbMagGiga1.1, whole genome shotgun sequence genome includes the window ATTGCTGATGCTGGAAATCTTCATAATattatgattacatgtatatgattataaGTTTCTTGTTATGATGCCTGAAGGGCCGAATTGAAATGTGATACTGGATTTAACAATTATACTTCAGTAATTATCTTCTGCATTTGCTTCATCATTGAAAGATAACTTACAATATCTTTAGCATCAACCCTTGTTCCAACTATTTTCAATCTAATTTCATCATCTTGCTGAATGACTTCAtcctgaaaaataataaattgaaagaatatacatatttactgatatacaaacttcataaaaatcaaaagtacacctttaagccattaataAATTCCTTCTCTTGAAATTCTGTATTCTATGACAAAATTTTAACaagcaaaattttattttcttcaaccTTCATAGTGACATATAGCATTGTTCTTTCAGTcttgattaaaattttgtatgaaCATGTATGTTAACATTATAATTCATAGAGgactaaaaaatcaaattcaaaaaggggttttaaaataaggtgaaagataatAAAACATCATCTAGAATATATGTATCATATGTTATGTTTCATTAATGTGTGGATATTGCATAATGAGTTCTTTgctgtattttttaatcaatttaccTCTTCTTTGTTCTTGTAACATGGTGGGTTGGAATTTGGATCAAACTCCATATTGGCAGGAATAGACTGAAATTCATTCAATATCaagttaaaataatttaacatcTTTTGTCTAAATGAGGGTTATTCAAAACCTCAATTAGACAAATAATGATAagttatttcaaaacaatcagAAACGCACACCTATAtgaatttctttcattttctccTTATAGTAAAATAAACTTACATGTCTTGATACAAAACATGATAATGGTCCAATTTCTGTGAATAATCCAACCTGCAATAACCAATCACATGTTAAAATTGCATATTCATATACCGTACACAAaggaaattttataaataccagTAATCATTTTTCTGGTCTAACTTAACAGGCTGTAAGTAATGCATTGTACACTTTACCTTGTTGACTTGAGTAACTACAGCATCCAAAACCTCGCCCTTAAAAGGTCTGAACACAATAGCTTTGTATTTGACTGGGTACACAACAAAACCTCGACTTGGTTGTATGGTGCCTGCTCCTATGTTATCAATCGTTGTCACTGCTATCACAAAACCATATCTTAAAGAAAAGAATGAAATCTAATGTAATCATTGCTGGTCCATCCGAGTGAACAtaggtaaagaaaaaaaccctgaagGCATTCATTACTCTAGCATGTAAGAGGCTTACAAATCAAGAGGCCCACAGGTCTTCATGGTCACCTGAGTGTCACAAAAGTTGACCctgcttttattatttgaaaactgcaaacatcaattcataaaaatcaaatta containing:
- the LOC105319613 gene encoding DNA-directed RNA polymerase II subunit RPB7 isoform X1 encodes the protein MFYHVSLEHEILLHPRYFGPNLLNIVKQKLFTEVEGTCTGKYGFVIAVTTIDNIGAGTIQPSRGFVVYPVKYKAIVFRPFKGEVLDAVVTQVNKVGLFTEIGPLSCFVSRHSIPANMEFDPNSNPPCYKNKEEDEVIQQDDEIRLKIVGTRVDAKDIFAIGTLMDDYLGVY
- the LOC105319613 gene encoding DNA-directed RNA polymerase II subunit RPB7 isoform X2, translating into MFYHVSLEHEILLHPRYFGPNLLNIVKQKLFTEVEGTCTGKYGFVIAVTTIDNIGAGTIQPSRGFVVYPVKYKAIVFRPFKGEVLDAVVTQVNKVGLFTEIGPLSCFVSRHSIPANMEFDPNSNPPCYKNKEEDEVIQQDDEIRLKIVGTRVDAKDIFAIGTLMDDYLGL